A region of Burkholderia lata DNA encodes the following proteins:
- a CDS encoding saccharopine dehydrogenase family protein: MTRPTHDLVVFGATSFVGQILARYLSEYLSGSGETLRWAIAGRSEAKLRQVRDTLGAAGQSVPIIVADAADEAQLRALCAQTRVVVSTVGPYALYGEPLVRICAETGTDYCDLTGETQWIKRMIDKYEPAARQSGARIVHCCGFDSVPSDMGVFFLQQQARQQWGVPATQVKMRVKTLKGGASGGTVASVINVVREAAADPALRRELLDPYSLCPKGHGFTMRQHAVRSAAFDRDFDAWIAPFVMAAVNERVVHRSNALAGNAYGSRFTYDEAVMTGTGFKGRLTAVTMVAGLGAFMVGVVIKPVRSLMERFLLPKPGEGPSPAAQLAGRYDLRFFGRTDDGKTLRVKVTGDRDPGYGSTGKMLGQAAISLALDCVGDGVKTGRGGGFWTPATMFDARYIERLVRHAGLRFEVI; encoded by the coding sequence ATGACCCGGCCGACCCACGATCTCGTCGTATTTGGTGCCACCAGTTTCGTCGGGCAGATCCTTGCCCGCTACCTGTCCGAGTACCTGTCGGGCTCCGGCGAGACGCTGCGCTGGGCCATCGCTGGCCGCTCCGAAGCGAAGCTCAGGCAGGTCAGGGACACGCTGGGCGCGGCCGGGCAATCGGTGCCGATCATCGTCGCCGACGCGGCCGACGAAGCGCAGCTTCGCGCGCTCTGCGCGCAGACGCGGGTGGTCGTGTCCACCGTCGGCCCCTACGCGCTTTACGGGGAACCGCTGGTCAGGATCTGCGCGGAAACCGGCACCGACTACTGCGACCTGACCGGCGAGACGCAGTGGATCAAGCGGATGATCGACAAGTACGAGCCCGCGGCCCGGCAATCCGGCGCACGCATCGTCCATTGCTGCGGCTTCGATTCGGTGCCGTCGGACATGGGCGTGTTCTTCCTGCAGCAGCAGGCGCGGCAGCAGTGGGGTGTGCCGGCCACGCAGGTGAAGATGCGGGTGAAAACGCTGAAGGGCGGCGCGTCGGGTGGCACGGTGGCGAGCGTGATCAACGTCGTCCGGGAGGCCGCGGCCGATCCGGCCTTGCGCCGGGAACTGCTCGATCCTTATTCGCTGTGCCCGAAGGGGCATGGCTTCACGATGCGCCAGCATGCAGTGCGGTCCGCCGCATTCGATCGCGACTTCGATGCATGGATCGCGCCCTTCGTGATGGCGGCGGTGAACGAGCGTGTCGTGCATCGCTCCAATGCGCTTGCCGGCAACGCGTACGGCAGCCGCTTCACGTATGACGAAGCGGTGATGACGGGCACGGGCTTCAAGGGGCGCCTGACCGCGGTGACGATGGTGGCCGGCCTTGGCGCGTTCATGGTGGGTGTCGTCATCAAGCCGGTGCGCAGCCTGATGGAGCGCTTCCTGCTGCCGAAGCCCGGCGAGGGGCCGAGCCCCGCGGCGCAGCTGGCCGGCCGCTACGATCTGCGCTTCTTCGGCCGTACCGACGACGGAAAGACCTTGCGCGTGAAAGTCACCGGCGACCGCGATCCGGGCTACGGCTCCACCGGCAAGATGCTCGGCCAGGCCGCGATCAGTCTCGCTCTGGATTGCGTTGGCGACGGCGTCAAGACCGGCCGCGGCGGCGGTTTCTGGACGCCCGCGACGATGTTCGACGCGCGCTACATCGAGCGGCTGGTTCGCCATGCGGGGTTGCGTTTCGAGGTGATTTGA
- a CDS encoding MerR family transcriptional regulator — MRIGELAKLSGLTASRIRFYEAEGLLTAVERGSNGYRDYGDDAVWMLEIIAGAQSAGFSLEQIRHLLPVKAGNWQHDGLVDALERKVAEIDAMQKRLKENKAQLLVAIDSIKNRPTELNCSERTRWVMDRLRNPGEALTPGKNRRTTAK; from the coding sequence ATGAGAATTGGGGAGCTCGCGAAGCTCAGTGGCCTGACGGCATCGCGGATCCGTTTCTACGAGGCGGAAGGGCTGCTCACGGCTGTCGAGCGCGGCTCGAATGGGTATCGCGACTACGGCGACGATGCGGTGTGGATGCTCGAGATCATCGCCGGCGCGCAGAGCGCCGGGTTCTCGCTGGAGCAGATTCGCCATCTGCTGCCGGTGAAAGCCGGCAACTGGCAGCATGACGGACTGGTGGATGCGCTCGAACGGAAAGTCGCCGAGATCGACGCGATGCAGAAGCGCCTCAAGGAGAACAAGGCGCAACTGCTCGTCGCGATCGACAGCATCAAGAACCGGCCGACCGAACTGAACTGCTCGGAGCGGACGCGCTGGGTGATGGACCGGTTGCGCAATCCGGGCGAGGCGTTGACACCCGGCAAGAACCGTCGCACGACCGCCAAATGA
- a CDS encoding helix-turn-helix transcriptional regulator: MKASRLLSIMMMLQARGRMTAPALADALEVSERTILRDIDQLSTAGVPIWGDRGRNGGFQLSDGWRTDLTGLTEHEAHALILAGLPGPASELGLDGMATSARLKMIASLPPGSREHADRVASRLHVDTVDWYRAQETPAFLREVADAVWGSYRIDVKYQSWSSVSRRELEPLGLVLKGGAWYLVAKVVGKPGALTFRLANILEFEATRRRFKRPARFDLATHWRDAMSRYETDLNRLTAHIAVSPRGETWLANARIKTEPASRDTGSAQVPPGWKAFLMPIESIEHGARKLLGYGAHVKILGPQALKDQFIEALSQIQALYRPSDD, translated from the coding sequence ATGAAAGCGAGCCGCCTGTTGTCGATCATGATGATGCTGCAAGCGCGCGGCCGGATGACCGCACCGGCGCTCGCCGACGCGCTGGAAGTGTCCGAGCGCACGATCCTGCGCGACATCGACCAGCTCTCCACGGCCGGCGTGCCGATCTGGGGCGATCGCGGCCGCAACGGCGGCTTTCAGTTGAGCGACGGCTGGCGCACCGATCTCACCGGGCTCACCGAGCACGAAGCGCATGCACTGATTCTGGCGGGCTTGCCGGGGCCGGCGAGCGAACTGGGCCTCGACGGCATGGCGACTTCCGCGCGGCTGAAGATGATCGCCAGCCTGCCGCCCGGCTCGCGCGAGCACGCCGATCGCGTCGCCAGCCGGCTGCATGTCGACACCGTCGATTGGTACCGGGCGCAGGAAACGCCGGCATTCCTGCGTGAAGTCGCCGATGCGGTGTGGGGTTCGTATCGTATCGACGTGAAGTATCAGAGCTGGAGCAGCGTGTCCCGCCGCGAACTCGAGCCGCTTGGCCTCGTGCTCAAAGGCGGCGCGTGGTACCTGGTTGCCAAGGTGGTCGGCAAGCCCGGCGCACTCACGTTCCGGCTCGCGAATATCCTCGAATTCGAGGCAACGCGCCGCCGCTTCAAGCGTCCCGCGCGATTCGACCTCGCGACGCACTGGCGCGACGCGATGAGCCGGTACGAAACCGACCTCAATCGACTGACCGCCCATATCGCCGTGTCGCCGCGCGGCGAAACCTGGCTGGCCAACGCGCGGATCAAGACCGAGCCGGCGTCGCGGGATACTGGCAGCGCGCAGGTACCGCCGGGATGGAAGGCATTCCTGATGCCGATCGAATCGATCGAGCACGGCGCGCGGAAACTGCTCGGGTACGGCGCACACGTGAAAATCCTCGGGCCGCAGGCGCTCAAGGATCAATTCATCGAAGCGTTATCGCAGATACAAGCGCTTTATCGACCAAGCGACGATTGA
- a CDS encoding alpha/beta fold hydrolase, with protein MGYVTTKDGVDIFYKDWGPRDAQVIFFHHGWPLSADDWDAQMLFFLAQGYRVIAHDRRGHGRSSQVWDGHDMDHYADDVAAVVNHLGVQGAVHVGHSTGGGEVIHYVARHSEERVAKAVLISAVPPLMVKTDSNPGGLPKAVFDDLQAQLAANRAQFYYDVPAGPFYGYNRDGAKPSQGVIWNWWRQGMMGSAKAHYDGIVAFSQTDFTEDLKGTTIPVLVMHGDDDQIVPYADSGLLSAKLARNSTLKTYAGFPHGMPTSNAETINADLLAFIRS; from the coding sequence ATGGGATACGTCACAACGAAGGATGGCGTCGACATCTTCTACAAGGACTGGGGGCCGCGCGACGCCCAGGTGATCTTCTTTCATCATGGCTGGCCGCTCAGCGCCGACGACTGGGATGCGCAGATGCTCTTCTTCCTCGCACAGGGCTATCGCGTGATCGCGCATGACCGTCGCGGCCACGGGCGCTCCAGCCAGGTGTGGGACGGTCATGACATGGATCACTACGCGGACGACGTCGCCGCGGTCGTGAATCACCTCGGCGTGCAAGGCGCCGTCCATGTCGGCCATTCAACCGGCGGCGGCGAGGTCATCCACTACGTCGCCCGCCACAGCGAAGAACGCGTCGCCAAGGCCGTGCTGATCAGCGCGGTTCCGCCGCTGATGGTCAAGACGGACAGCAATCCGGGCGGCTTGCCGAAAGCGGTGTTCGACGACCTCCAGGCGCAACTCGCGGCGAACCGCGCGCAGTTCTACTACGACGTGCCGGCCGGCCCGTTCTACGGCTACAACCGCGACGGCGCGAAGCCGTCGCAAGGCGTCATCTGGAACTGGTGGCGGCAAGGCATGATGGGCAGCGCGAAGGCCCACTACGACGGCATCGTCGCGTTCTCGCAGACCGACTTCACCGAAGACCTGAAAGGCACCACGATCCCCGTTCTCGTGATGCATGGCGACGACGACCAGATCGTCCCGTATGCGGATTCCGGCCTCCTGTCGGCGAAGCTGGCGAGGAACAGCACGTTGAAGACGTATGCGGGCTTCCCGCATGGCATGCCCACGTCCAACGCCGAGACGATCAACGCCGATCTGCTCGCGTTCATCCGCAGCTGA
- a CDS encoding GMC family oxidoreductase, translating to MEIYDYIVVGAGSSGCVVASRLSEDPAVRVLLVEAGPDMNNFWVRTPAGAGKLFMNKRFNWAFDTEPVPTLGGRTVYWPRGKGLGGSSAINGMIYMRGQPSDFDHWAALGNDGWGWHDVLPFFIRSETNQRGANAYHGGQGPLHVSDAAITHPTADDFIAAAQQVGIRRSDDLNGPPHEGVAYRQYTIRNGRRHTSYNAFIEPVRHRRNLTVRTGVRVTRVLLESGQATGIEVLDNDARRRIVATREVILSGGALASPHLLMLSGIGDAGALHRHGIAATVESPDVGRHLQDHWFGSFAWRVTPESSYNHQLRGLRKYLEGARYLLTGGGYLAIGAAPVTAYARSEAGRPEADLQLTVSPMTFKFDASGDPVVDDYPAIGGSMVLLTPDSRGHMALKSPDPLQAPAFHPNYLSDAGDIRRSLAGLRMLRRIADAAPLASRIVHELAPGAAVTTDEQLLAHLKANGNSGWHQVGTCRMGVDAQAVVDPRLRVRGVARLRVIDASVMPRIVAGNTNAACIMIGEKGADMIRADATAPRAVSV from the coding sequence ATGGAAATCTACGACTACATCGTGGTGGGCGCCGGCTCGTCGGGCTGCGTGGTCGCCAGCCGGCTGTCCGAGGACCCTGCCGTGCGCGTGCTGCTCGTCGAGGCCGGCCCGGACATGAACAACTTCTGGGTACGCACGCCCGCCGGTGCGGGCAAGCTGTTCATGAACAAGCGGTTCAACTGGGCGTTCGATACCGAGCCGGTGCCGACGCTCGGCGGCCGCACGGTGTACTGGCCGCGCGGCAAGGGGCTCGGCGGCAGCAGCGCGATCAACGGCATGATCTACATGCGCGGCCAGCCGAGCGACTTCGACCATTGGGCCGCACTCGGCAACGACGGCTGGGGCTGGCACGACGTGTTGCCGTTTTTCATCCGGTCGGAAACGAACCAGCGCGGCGCGAATGCGTATCACGGCGGTCAGGGCCCGTTGCACGTGAGCGATGCGGCGATCACCCACCCGACCGCCGACGATTTCATCGCCGCCGCGCAACAGGTGGGCATTCGACGCAGCGACGATCTCAACGGGCCGCCGCACGAAGGCGTCGCCTATCGGCAATACACGATCCGCAACGGCCGCCGCCATACGTCGTACAACGCGTTCATCGAGCCCGTCCGCCATCGCCGCAACCTGACGGTCCGTACCGGCGTGCGCGTAACGCGCGTGCTGCTGGAATCGGGCCAGGCCACCGGCATCGAGGTGCTCGACAACGACGCGCGGCGCCGGATCGTCGCCACGCGGGAAGTGATCCTGTCGGGCGGCGCGCTCGCGTCGCCCCATCTGCTGATGCTGTCGGGCATCGGCGATGCCGGCGCGTTGCACCGGCACGGGATCGCGGCGACGGTCGAATCGCCCGACGTGGGCCGTCACCTGCAGGATCACTGGTTCGGCTCGTTCGCGTGGCGCGTCACGCCGGAAAGCTCGTACAACCACCAGCTGCGCGGGCTGCGGAAGTATCTGGAAGGCGCGCGCTACCTGCTCACCGGCGGCGGCTATCTCGCGATCGGCGCGGCGCCCGTGACCGCCTATGCCCGCAGCGAGGCCGGGCGTCCGGAAGCGGACCTGCAACTGACGGTGAGCCCGATGACGTTCAAGTTCGATGCGTCGGGCGACCCGGTCGTCGACGACTATCCGGCCATCGGCGGGTCGATGGTGCTGCTGACACCCGATTCGCGCGGCCATATGGCGCTGAAGTCGCCCGACCCGCTGCAGGCTCCCGCGTTTCATCCGAACTACCTGAGCGACGCCGGCGACATCCGCCGTTCGCTCGCGGGCTTGCGGATGCTGCGGCGCATTGCCGACGCCGCACCGCTCGCATCGCGGATCGTCCACGAGCTCGCGCCCGGTGCCGCCGTCACGACCGACGAACAGTTGCTCGCGCACCTCAAGGCGAACGGCAACAGCGGCTGGCATCAGGTCGGCACCTGCCGGATGGGCGTCGATGCACAGGCTGTCGTCGACCCGCGGCTGCGCGTACGCGGCGTGGCCCGGCTGCGCGTCATCGACGCGTCCGTCATGCCGCGGATCGTGGCCGGCAACACCAACGCGGCCTGCATCATGATCGGCGAGAAGGGCGCCGACATGATTCGCGCGGATGCCACCGCGCCCCGGGCCGTTTCCGTCTGA
- a CDS encoding type 1 glutamine amidotransferase domain-containing protein — MSKRILHVVSNVAHYADPSQPTGLWLSELTHAHHIFAAKGYEQQLVSPKGGVSPLEPRSLKWPHADAAAKAWRADKANAALLASTARPDEIDPADFDAIYFTGGHAVMWDYPDDAGLQRLTREIYEHGGIVSSVCHGYCGLLNTTLSDGSLLVAGRRITGYSWVEEILAGVAKKVPYNVEQQMQERGARYEKALLPFTSNVVVDGRLVTGQNPQSAKATAEQVVALL; from the coding sequence ATGAGCAAGCGCATCCTTCACGTGGTCAGCAACGTCGCGCATTACGCCGATCCGTCGCAACCGACCGGCCTGTGGTTGTCCGAGCTGACCCATGCCCATCACATCTTCGCGGCGAAAGGCTATGAGCAGCAGCTCGTGAGCCCCAAGGGCGGCGTGTCGCCGCTGGAGCCGCGCTCGCTCAAATGGCCGCATGCCGACGCCGCCGCGAAAGCGTGGCGCGCCGACAAGGCCAACGCGGCGCTGCTGGCCAGCACCGCGCGCCCCGACGAGATCGATCCGGCCGATTTCGATGCGATCTACTTCACCGGCGGCCATGCGGTGATGTGGGACTACCCGGACGATGCGGGGCTGCAGCGGCTCACGCGCGAGATCTATGAACACGGCGGCATCGTGTCGTCGGTCTGCCACGGCTACTGCGGGTTGCTGAACACGACGCTGTCGGACGGCTCGTTGCTGGTTGCCGGACGCCGGATCACCGGCTATTCGTGGGTGGAGGAAATCCTGGCCGGCGTCGCGAAGAAGGTGCCCTACAACGTCGAGCAGCAGATGCAGGAGCGTGGCGCGCGCTACGAAAAGGCGCTGCTGCCGTTCACGTCGAACGTGGTCGTCGACGGCCGACTCGTGACCGGCCAGAATCCGCAATCGGCGAAGGCGACCGCGGAACAGGTCGTCGCGCTGCTGTAA
- a CDS encoding MerR family transcriptional regulator: MKIGELAERTGLTPSRIRFYERIGLLTLVEREANGYRTYPQEAVTVLDLITAAQKADFSLDEIRTMMPADLAQWPCDALLDALGRKVQDIEALEARLAQSKAQIVALIADIAAKPESVDCATHAKRLLSRIPPGNAVEGGGGEATTAAVDHDEAVVRRSTRA, encoded by the coding sequence ATGAAGATCGGGGAACTGGCGGAACGCACCGGCCTTACCCCTTCGCGCATCCGCTTTTACGAACGCATCGGTCTGTTGACGCTCGTCGAACGCGAAGCGAACGGCTATCGCACTTATCCGCAGGAAGCGGTGACGGTGCTCGATCTGATCACGGCCGCGCAGAAGGCGGATTTCAGTCTCGACGAGATTCGCACGATGATGCCGGCCGACCTCGCGCAGTGGCCCTGCGATGCGTTGCTGGATGCGCTGGGCCGCAAGGTGCAGGACATCGAGGCGCTGGAGGCGCGGCTCGCGCAAAGCAAGGCGCAGATCGTGGCGCTGATTGCGGACATCGCCGCGAAGCCGGAGTCGGTCGATTGTGCAACCCATGCGAAGCGATTGCTGTCGCGGATTCCGCCGGGGAATGCGGTGGAGGGCGGTGGCGGTGAGGCGACGACCGCTGCCGTCGATCATGACGAAGCGGTTGTGCGCCGGTCGACCCGCGCTTAG
- a CDS encoding glutathione S-transferase family protein, translating to MKIISGPLSMFGAKVEIAAHEKGIDFELVMVPFSQQRGYDPRHPDVLRINPKRQVPVLIDGDLDLFDSTQIFEYLEDLKPDPALWPAHPAARAIARKLEHCSDEIYFPHVVRLMGLEETPDDPAAQAARAEAAQYYRRMERVLADREFLAETYSYADIAFYMAQLFGARKGAPMTDETPRLLAWRERMTARPAVRKVAGAMAAYLASIGEAVPGFLREID from the coding sequence ATGAAGATCATTTCCGGGCCGCTGAGCATGTTCGGGGCGAAGGTCGAGATTGCGGCACACGAGAAGGGTATCGACTTCGAGTTGGTGATGGTGCCGTTCAGCCAGCAGCGTGGCTACGATCCCAGGCATCCGGATGTGCTGCGCATCAACCCGAAGCGGCAGGTGCCGGTGCTGATCGACGGCGATCTGGATCTGTTCGATTCCACGCAGATCTTCGAGTATCTCGAGGACCTGAAGCCCGATCCCGCGCTATGGCCGGCGCACCCGGCGGCGCGCGCGATTGCGCGTAAGCTCGAACACTGCAGCGACGAGATCTATTTTCCGCACGTCGTCCGGCTGATGGGGCTGGAGGAGACGCCCGACGATCCGGCGGCACAGGCTGCGCGTGCAGAAGCGGCCCAATACTATCGGCGCATGGAGCGCGTGCTGGCGGATCGCGAGTTTCTGGCCGAAACGTATTCCTACGCCGACATTGCGTTCTACATGGCGCAGTTGTTCGGCGCGCGCAAGGGCGCACCGATGACGGACGAAACGCCGCGCCTGCTTGCTTGGCGTGAACGGATGACGGCACGTCCCGCCGTGCGCAAGGTCGCCGGTGCGATGGCCGCCTATCTTGCATCGATCGGGGAAGCGGTTCCCGGTTTTCTCCGCGAGATCGACTAG
- a CDS encoding TetR/AcrR family transcriptional regulator, whose amino-acid sequence MSSDVDADAGQKAYHHGDLRRAIIETALDTLQEQQGWQFTLREIARRANVSHSAPYRHFPDKAALLHELALIGFDRLHEDLAASVDPAADAPDVLLALAYAHLAFGQRNPDLYRLMFAADAGEPTDIHLDPRVQAPFLLVVDILERGQHAGTIRPRPALGQATACWAHLHGLTMLAIDGRLVREKVGDHAIEDALTTLLDGLVLPATPARTAKTKRP is encoded by the coding sequence ATGTCGTCGGATGTGGATGCGGACGCCGGGCAAAAGGCTTATCACCACGGGGATCTGCGTCGCGCGATCATCGAAACGGCGCTCGACACGCTGCAGGAGCAACAGGGCTGGCAGTTCACGCTGCGCGAAATCGCGCGGCGCGCGAACGTCAGCCACTCGGCGCCCTACCGGCATTTCCCGGACAAGGCCGCGTTGCTGCACGAGCTCGCGCTGATCGGCTTCGATCGGCTGCACGAAGACCTCGCCGCGTCCGTCGATCCCGCGGCGGACGCACCGGACGTGCTGCTCGCGCTCGCTTACGCCCATCTCGCGTTCGGCCAGCGCAACCCGGATCTCTATCGACTGATGTTTGCCGCGGATGCCGGGGAGCCGACGGACATCCACCTCGATCCGCGCGTGCAGGCGCCGTTCCTGCTGGTCGTCGACATCCTGGAGCGCGGCCAGCACGCCGGCACGATCCGCCCGCGCCCGGCGCTCGGCCAGGCGACCGCCTGCTGGGCGCATCTGCATGGCCTGACGATGCTGGCGATCGACGGGCGGCTGGTGCGCGAGAAGGTCGGCGATCACGCGATCGAGGATGCGCTGACCACCTTGCTGGACGGCCTCGTGCTGCCTGCGACCCCCGCGCGGACAGCGAAAACGAAAAGGCCTTGA
- a CDS encoding MFS transporter has product MSQATPQARSRLFVIFLCFLTLVADGYDLIVYGATVPHLLSEPGWHLSPAGAGMIGSWTLVGLMVGLAVAGPLTDRIGRRRLLMTGVLWFSVGSIVCALATSPTFLGAARFVTGIGMGGVVPSAVAMSVEYAPKGRRQLYNALTLTGYSVGGIVSALVAIALLHEHGWRTLYAIGAFYAVILPVMAFFLPESVDFLVDRGRVDEARTLAARYSLDFDQILQDKQAQQASQDGAQAVRGYRLVLSREFRTTALLLVFMTFCVQVITYGLNAWLPQLMRSAGYPLGSSLQFLLVMQFGAVVGMLGGAWLADRLGSKRVMFPFLVIGALSLIALSQKLDFAWLMLAVFGAGLGSIGTSSLIYGYIAAHFPTACRGSALGGAQAIGRFGSILGPMIGGWIVGANLGLHWNFYAFAIPAIIAATVVPLIPSSQ; this is encoded by the coding sequence GTGAGTCAAGCAACGCCGCAGGCCCGAAGCCGTCTATTCGTCATCTTTCTATGTTTCCTGACGCTCGTAGCCGATGGCTACGATCTCATCGTCTACGGTGCAACCGTTCCGCATCTGCTGAGTGAACCCGGCTGGCACCTGAGCCCGGCCGGCGCGGGCATGATCGGCAGCTGGACCCTGGTCGGCCTGATGGTCGGGCTGGCGGTGGCCGGCCCGCTGACCGACCGCATCGGCCGGCGTCGCCTGCTGATGACGGGCGTCCTGTGGTTTTCCGTCGGCTCGATCGTCTGTGCGCTTGCGACGTCGCCGACCTTCCTGGGCGCCGCCCGCTTCGTCACGGGCATCGGCATGGGCGGCGTCGTGCCGTCCGCGGTCGCGATGTCGGTCGAGTACGCCCCGAAGGGCCGACGCCAGTTGTACAACGCGCTCACGCTGACCGGCTATTCGGTGGGCGGCATCGTGAGTGCGCTGGTCGCCATCGCATTGCTGCACGAACATGGATGGCGCACGTTGTACGCGATCGGTGCGTTCTATGCGGTGATCCTGCCGGTGATGGCCTTCTTCCTGCCCGAATCGGTGGACTTCCTGGTCGATCGCGGCCGCGTCGACGAAGCGCGCACGCTCGCGGCCCGGTATTCGCTCGACTTCGACCAGATCCTGCAGGACAAGCAGGCACAGCAAGCGTCGCAAGACGGCGCGCAAGCGGTACGCGGCTACCGGCTGGTGCTGTCCCGCGAATTCCGCACCACGGCGTTGCTGCTGGTGTTCATGACGTTCTGCGTCCAGGTGATCACCTACGGGCTCAACGCGTGGCTGCCGCAGTTGATGCGCTCGGCCGGCTATCCGCTCGGGTCGTCGCTGCAGTTCCTGCTGGTGATGCAGTTCGGCGCGGTCGTCGGCATGCTCGGCGGCGCGTGGCTGGCCGACCGCCTCGGCTCTAAACGCGTGATGTTTCCGTTCCTTGTCATTGGTGCGCTGTCGCTGATCGCACTGAGCCAGAAGCTCGATTTCGCGTGGCTGATGCTCGCCGTGTTCGGCGCCGGGCTGGGTTCGATCGGCACCAGCAGCCTGATCTACGGCTATATCGCCGCGCACTTCCCGACCGCGTGCCGCGGGTCGGCGCTGGGCGGCGCGCAGGCCATCGGGCGCTTCGGCTCGATCCTGGGCCCGATGATCGGCGGCTGGATCGTCGGCGCGAACCTCGGGCTGCACTGGAACTTCTATGCGTTCGCGATTCCCGCCATCATCGCGGCGACCGTCGTGCCGCTGATTCCGTCATCGCAATAA
- a CDS encoding aldehyde dehydrogenase, which translates to MQANDRTIPLDHPDCFYIDGQWTPAPSAETFEVLDCSTERVAARVARADAAVAARAIDAARRAFDQGPWPRMTPAERAACLERIAQHLEAANDEFARGWSIESGILQRIAKPRIGQFLGAAFRQYAAMADTYPFVEPHRSVTGHQAYAVKEAVGVVLAIVPWNGPAALIAYKVAPALLAGCTVIIKPSPEAPTSAYLFAQICDEIGLPPGVVNVVTADREVSEAMVRNPSVDKITFTGSTAAGRSISEAAAGRIARVTLELGGKSAALVLDDYDLDAAAQVLGKSYFSYLTGQVCHSLTRIIVPRAKHDTMVEALSEAAREMVLGDPFSDATTVGPLATARQRDTVEHHVAKGIAEGATLAAGGARPRHLSRGFFFEPTVFANVDNRSTLAQQEIFGPVLSVIAADSEAHAIELANDSIFGLNAVVFTSDAQHALQVARQLRTGSVGHNASRTDFSIGFGGFKQSGIGREGGVEGLNAFVESKTIVLDQPLA; encoded by the coding sequence ATGCAAGCAAACGACCGAACCATTCCGCTGGACCATCCCGACTGCTTCTACATCGACGGCCAGTGGACGCCCGCTCCTTCCGCCGAAACCTTCGAAGTGCTCGACTGCAGCACGGAGCGCGTGGCGGCGCGGGTGGCGCGCGCCGACGCGGCCGTCGCCGCGCGCGCGATCGATGCGGCACGCCGCGCGTTCGACCAGGGACCGTGGCCGCGCATGACGCCGGCCGAGCGGGCCGCCTGTCTCGAACGGATCGCGCAACACCTCGAAGCGGCGAACGACGAGTTCGCGCGCGGCTGGAGCATCGAGTCGGGCATCCTCCAGCGGATCGCGAAGCCGCGCATCGGCCAGTTTCTCGGCGCGGCGTTTCGGCAGTACGCGGCCATGGCCGACACCTACCCGTTCGTCGAGCCGCACCGCTCGGTGACCGGGCACCAGGCGTATGCCGTCAAGGAAGCGGTGGGCGTCGTCCTCGCGATCGTGCCGTGGAACGGCCCGGCCGCGCTGATCGCGTACAAGGTCGCGCCCGCGCTGCTCGCGGGCTGCACGGTCATCATCAAGCCGTCGCCGGAAGCGCCGACTTCCGCGTACCTGTTCGCGCAGATCTGCGACGAGATCGGCTTGCCGCCCGGTGTCGTCAACGTCGTGACCGCCGATCGCGAGGTGTCCGAGGCGATGGTGCGAAATCCGTCCGTCGACAAGATCACGTTCACGGGTTCCACCGCAGCCGGCCGCAGCATCAGCGAGGCCGCGGCCGGGCGGATCGCGCGCGTCACGCTCGAGCTCGGCGGCAAATCGGCGGCGCTCGTGCTGGACGATTACGACCTCGACGCCGCCGCGCAGGTGCTCGGCAAGTCGTACTTCAGCTACCTGACCGGGCAGGTCTGCCACAGCCTGACGCGCATCATCGTGCCGCGCGCGAAGCACGACACGATGGTCGAAGCATTGAGCGAGGCGGCACGTGAGATGGTGCTCGGCGACCCGTTCAGCGACGCCACGACGGTCGGCCCGCTGGCCACCGCGCGGCAGCGCGACACGGTCGAGCACCACGTGGCCAAGGGCATCGCCGAGGGCGCGACGCTCGCCGCCGGCGGCGCACGTCCGCGCCATCTGTCGCGCGGCTTCTTTTTCGAGCCGACGGTGTTCGCCAACGTCGACAACCGGTCGACCCTCGCGCAGCAGGAAATCTTCGGGCCGGTGCTGTCCGTGATCGCGGCGGACAGCGAAGCGCATGCGATCGAACTCGCCAACGATTCGATCTTCGGCCTGAATGCGGTGGTGTTCACCTCCGACGCCCAGCATGCGTTACAGGTTGCGCGGCAACTGCGTACCGGCAGCGTGGGACACAATGCGTCGCGCACGGACTTCTCGATCGGTTTCGGGGGCTTCAAGCAATCGGGTATCGGGCGCGAGGGTGGCGTCGAAGGACTGAATGCGTTCGTCGAATCGAAGACGATCGTGCTCGATCAGCCGCTTGCGTAG